A stretch of the Sulfurospirillum sp. UCH001 genome encodes the following:
- a CDS encoding HypC/HybG/HupF family hydrogenase formation chaperone: MCLSIPSKVVEIDENNYATVDTMGVKRKVTLDLISEPVYVGDYVLIHVGFAMNKISKEHAEDSIAAYNEIVEAMKDGSIAEDEGESQYDRS, translated from the coding sequence ATGTGTTTGTCTATCCCTTCTAAAGTCGTAGAAATCGACGAAAATAATTATGCAACGGTAGATACCATGGGTGTTAAGCGTAAAGTAACGCTTGATTTGATTAGTGAGCCTGTATATGTTGGCGATTATGTATTGATTCATGTTGGCTTTGCTATGAATAAGATTAGTAAAGAGCACGCGGAAGATAGCATCGCTGCGTATAATGAGATTGTTGAAGCCATGAAAGATGGAAGCATTGCTGAAGATGAAGGCGAGAGTCAGTATGACAGAAGTTGA